Below is a window of Sus scrofa isolate TJ Tabasco breed Duroc chromosome 3, Sscrofa11.1, whole genome shotgun sequence DNA.
ATCCAATATGGTATGAAAttacatgaaaatgtaaataccAGTAGATGGGAATCATTGGGTGCTATCAAAACAGCTTGCTACCAGAGTTGAAACCTGATACTGTATCAGACATAGGTCAGAAGTCCTGTATAAGAAGCCTGGccctttgcatttttctttttgcccctAGGAGATCCTTCTGAATCTATGTAATATATACCATTTTTACATGGGAGGAGGAACTTCACTCAATTCCAACCAGCATCCCTTCGACTTCAAATAAACTTGGATGTGTGTGAGAGTAGAGGACAGGGTGTTTATCTCCTACTCCCCATGGAATCTTATACCTTAGGTATAAGACTCAAAATGTTCAGTTATAAGCTGAATTTATCATTCCTCCCCTGTTGAAAATCTTTCAGTAATTTCTTAGTTATCTGTGTTTGTGATTGGTTATTGAACAACAAACTTTCCCAAAGTTAGTGGCTTACAGcaacaatttattattatttctcatggttcttaggGTTGACTAGGCTTGCTTACATGGTTCTTCCTGAGGGTTTCTCACATAGATAATTGCTGGAGCTGGAGTCATATGAAGGATCAAATGGAGGACTGGACCTCGAAGATGTCCACATACACAAGTGTATTTGGTGTTGATTATTATTGGCTGAGAGTTCATCTGGGTCTGCTAACTAGCATGTCATCACAGGGTctttcttggatttctttttttttttttttttttttttgcctggtaACTGGCTGAAGGTTTTATTAATAACTTTTATGTACAGAAGCCTCCACGGTGTACACTTAGCCCAGCTTGGTGGCCAGTTCTTTGGCCTTCGCCTTCTCCAGCTTGGTGATGCGAGCCACTGACTTGGGACCCAGGACGTTGCCTCCCCAGTGACGCCGGATCTCGTTGTATCTGTCATTGTAATTGGTTCGGATGGCTTCCACCAGCTTAGCCAGAGCACCCTTGTCTTCCGAGTTGACTTGCGTGAAGGCCACGGTGGTGCAGGTCTTCCTGTGGACCAGCCGCCCCAGCCTGGCCTTGCCCTTGATGATGCAGTAGGGGACCCCCATCTTCCGACACAGGGCTGGCAGGAAGACTACCAGCTCAATGGGATCCACATCATGTGCGATCACCACCAGCTGAGCCTTCTTGTTCTCCACCAAGGTGGTGACAGTATTCACCCCTGCTCGAAGGACAGGTGGCCTCTTGGTGGGAACATCGCCTTTGCCCGCAGCCTTCTTCTCAGCTCGGGCCAGCAACCTCTGCTTCTTCTCTTGCTTTGTCTCTGGTCTGTACTTGTGGGTCAGCTTAAGCAGCTGAGTAGCTGTTTGGCGGTCCAAGGCCTGGGTAAACTGGTTAATTGTGGGAGGCACCTTCAGCCGCTTATAGAGAATGGCCCTTTGCCGCTGCAGCCGGATGTAGCGGGGCCATTTGACAAAACGGGTGAGGTCCCTCTTGGGCTGGATGTCCTGTCCGATGCCAAAATTCTTCGGCCTTTTCTCAAACAGGAGGTTTACCACCTTCTTGGCCTCCTGCTTCTTCACGACGGCAGGGGCCGGGGCCACCTTCTTGCCCTTGGCCTTCTTCCCCTTGGGCATCTTGGACAACGGGCGGAGAGAGAAACTGGATTTCTTATTAGCATGAAGGTGTCAGGCTAGCAAGACTTTCATGATTGATCAGGATTTCTAAAGGGTGAAGCAGAAGTGGCCAAGACTTTTCAGAATAGGTTGAGAAGTGACATTATGCCGTTTACTCCATATTCAGTTGGTCAAGCATGAGTTTGTATTCCCAGAATCTAGAACATTAAATACTCAATAATCTTTACTGaacaaattaatatataattttgataaatattagaagctacatttaatttcaaaatggcCTAGGGTTTAGAAAACttggattttgattttcttttttttctttttgaaatttttttattgtagttgatttacagtgctctgtcaatttcttctgtacagcaaagtgacccagtcatatatatgtgtgtatatatatatatatacacacacacacattcttttcttcacatcatattccatcatgtttcatcagaagtgactagatatagttccctgtgcaacacagcaggatctcattgcttatctac
It encodes the following:
- the LOC100525692 gene encoding 60S ribosomal protein L7a, whose protein sequence is MPKGKKAKGKKVAPAPAVVKKQEAKKVVNLLFEKRPKNFGIGQDIQPKRDLTRFVKWPRYIRLQRQRAILYKRLKVPPTINQFTQALDRQTATQLLKLTHKYRPETKQEKKQRLLARAEKKAAGKGDVPTKRPPVLRAGVNTVTTLVENKKAQLVVIAHDVDPIELVVFLPALCRKMGVPYCIIKGKARLGRLVHRKTCTTVAFTQVNSEDKGALAKLVEAIRTNYNDRYNEIRRHWGGNVLGPKSVARITKLEKAKAKELATKLG